One genomic window of Synergistaceae bacterium includes the following:
- a CDS encoding GNAT family N-acetyltransferase: MQNMIWDELKFFLTRLKSLHVSESINLADKGFCFSVGCELENWVYWPDKLAGKIADEVMKFFSTRESFMWPIYDDVDTKILDSAGLFYAGDLIAMSLNPDKAITNKVNPDIKIERVINNSREWAVTAGISFGSQENEITQKYFDFVDALNQDRENIALYLAKLDDKPAGNFLFTRKNGVYYFGTRPEFRRKGVAASMMAEICKLSHGNIITLQATPMGYKFYKSFGFDELFAIKTYSTEKEIF, from the coding sequence GTGCAAAATATGATATGGGATGAATTAAAATTTTTTCTCACGCGTTTAAAGTCTTTACATGTCAGCGAGTCAATTAATTTAGCTGATAAGGGCTTCTGCTTCTCTGTGGGCTGCGAGCTTGAAAACTGGGTTTACTGGCCTGATAAATTAGCTGGCAAAATAGCTGATGAAGTCATGAAATTTTTTAGCACTAGAGAGTCTTTCATGTGGCCGATATATGATGATGTTGACACGAAAATTTTAGATTCTGCCGGACTCTTTTATGCAGGTGATTTAATTGCAATGAGCCTTAATCCCGATAAAGCAATCACAAATAAAGTGAATCCCGATATTAAAATCGAACGCGTAATAAATAATTCTCGTGAATGGGCAGTAACGGCGGGAATATCTTTCGGCAGTCAAGAAAACGAGATAACGCAAAAATATTTTGACTTTGTAGACGCATTGAATCAAGACCGTGAAAATATCGCGCTTTATCTTGCAAAACTTGATGATAAACCTGCAGGAAATTTTTTATTTACGCGCAAAAACGGAGTATATTATTTCGGGACTCGTCCGGAATTTCGGCGCAAAGGTGTAGCAGCGTCAATGATGGCGGAAATTTGCAAATTATCTCATGGAAATATAATCACTCTTCAAGCTACTCCGATGGGATATAAATTTTATAAGTCGTTCGGATTTGATGAATTATTCGCGATAAAAACGTATTCGACCGAGAAAGAAATTTTTTGA
- the nhaC gene encoding Na+/H+ antiporter NhaC encodes MCRRPNLLLSIIVLCISALIVTFGVVDIELESGSHFGLGLPAQVPLLFATIFAALVGALYLKRSWQDLEKGMAGAIQVSIQAIVILILVGCLVGSWIQSGVVATMIYYGLEVMSPRYFYLATLIISVVVALATGCCWTTSSTVGVALIGISAGLGLPLPITAGFVISGAYFGDKISPLSDTTNLAPAVAGSELFDHVRAMIWTTVPTLLITAVIAFMMGDSAQGSDGGRIALIQSMMKAEFNISLWAFIPPMIILVMAALKIPAIPGIVAGITGSLILSLVRGSTPFETMNVLFSGYVPEHLAKFAEAATPEAMTAITGQFNAFTSSALTVTPEIFAKVGGLLTQLFTRGGMTSMLETVCLIVVALSLGGIMEVCGFLDVILDALMRHVKTVTGMIASVLASAFMANVFLSEQYLSIIVPGRMFKRAFDERKWQNGKKLAPVMLSRSLEDSGTMTSVLVPWNTCGVYVSSVLGVATLDYLPYCFMNWLNPIVALIMTSLGLAIIWKDDDESELENVIIPEGAIAE; translated from the coding sequence TTGTGTCGTCGTCCAAATCTTTTACTTTCGATTATTGTTCTTTGCATTAGCGCGCTTATAGTTACGTTCGGTGTAGTTGATATCGAACTCGAATCAGGTTCACATTTCGGACTCGGTCTTCCTGCTCAAGTTCCGTTATTATTTGCTACGATATTTGCTGCTTTAGTTGGCGCATTATATTTAAAACGTTCGTGGCAGGATCTCGAAAAGGGTATGGCCGGAGCAATTCAAGTTTCTATTCAAGCAATCGTAATATTAATTCTTGTAGGCTGTCTTGTCGGTTCATGGATTCAAAGCGGTGTAGTTGCCACGATGATTTATTACGGCCTCGAAGTTATGTCCCCGCGATATTTTTATTTAGCTACGTTAATAATCAGTGTTGTTGTTGCACTTGCGACGGGCTGCTGCTGGACAACAAGTTCAACGGTCGGAGTCGCTTTAATAGGTATCAGCGCAGGTCTTGGACTTCCTTTGCCGATAACTGCGGGATTTGTAATTTCGGGCGCGTATTTTGGCGATAAGATTTCTCCGCTTTCAGATACGACTAATCTTGCACCGGCTGTAGCAGGCAGTGAATTATTTGATCATGTCCGCGCGATGATTTGGACAACTGTTCCGACTCTATTAATAACGGCTGTAATAGCTTTTATGATGGGAGATTCAGCGCAGGGTTCAGACGGCGGGAGAATAGCATTAATTCAAAGCATGATGAAAGCAGAATTTAATATTTCTCTCTGGGCATTTATACCGCCTATGATAATTCTTGTGATGGCAGCGTTGAAGATTCCTGCGATTCCCGGAATAGTTGCGGGCATTACTGGAAGTCTTATATTATCGCTTGTGAGAGGCTCGACCCCATTTGAAACAATGAACGTATTATTTTCCGGTTATGTGCCTGAACACTTAGCAAAATTTGCAGAAGCTGCTACACCCGAAGCAATGACAGCTATAACGGGACAATTTAACGCTTTCACATCATCAGCTTTGACGGTAACGCCTGAAATTTTCGCGAAAGTCGGCGGACTGCTCACACAATTATTTACACGAGGCGGCATGACTTCAATGCTTGAAACAGTGTGCTTAATAGTTGTAGCTTTGTCTCTGGGCGGAATTATGGAAGTCTGCGGATTTCTTGATGTAATTCTTGATGCTCTTATGCGCCACGTAAAGACAGTAACGGGAATGATAGCTTCTGTGCTTGCGTCGGCATTCATGGCAAATGTATTTTTGAGCGAGCAATATTTATCGATTATAGTTCCTGGAAGAATGTTCAAACGCGCATTTGATGAACGTAAATGGCAGAACGGGAAAAAATTAGCACCTGTTATGTTATCGCGTTCACTTGAGGACAGCGGCACAATGACATCTGTATTAGTTCCTTGGAACACTTGCGGAGTATATGTCAGCTCAGTATTAGGAGTAGCGACTCTTGATTATCTGCCTTATTGTTTTATGAACTGGCTTAATCCGATTGTAGCGTTAATAATGACTTCATTAGGACTCGCAATTATCTGGAAGGATGACGACGAGTCAGAGCTTGAGAACGTTATTATCCCTGAAGGTGCAATTGCTGAATAA
- a CDS encoding NAD-dependent epimerase/dehydratase family protein — MKKVIVSGATGFIGSYLVRELINHDIIVYGIGTDIAKLESMNFGKNFIPVTADFRVYDSLDRQIKDSDIDVFYHMAWMGGFTSALKDYSLQFTNAKAACDALCSAVKIACKKFVFAGTVNEIEINQFMNNERFIPRGTCIYASVKVAADMISKTLAWQNKLNYCSALIPLPYGVGNNSPQLINTVIKNCYEGRPSKLIEGNNKYDIVHISDIARALYLIGEKGHNMSNYYIGHRNLRTFREIVCNIRDVINKDAELRFGEYEDSLNMDYSYTDLDALYRDTGFECTADFAQTIREQAEYLKSIKF, encoded by the coding sequence ATGAAAAAAGTTATAGTCAGCGGTGCAACGGGCTTTATCGGCTCTTACTTAGTCAGAGAATTAATCAATCATGACATAATAGTTTACGGAATCGGCACGGACATAGCCAAACTCGAGTCAATGAACTTCGGGAAAAATTTTATTCCCGTTACAGCAGATTTCAGAGTTTATGACTCACTTGACAGACAGATAAAAGACTCTGACATTGACGTTTTTTATCATATGGCTTGGATGGGAGGTTTTACGAGTGCGCTAAAAGATTATTCCCTGCAATTCACTAATGCGAAGGCGGCCTGCGATGCTTTGTGTTCAGCTGTAAAAATTGCCTGCAAAAAATTTGTCTTCGCCGGTACCGTCAACGAGATAGAAATTAATCAATTCATGAACAATGAAAGATTTATCCCGCGCGGAACTTGTATTTATGCCTCTGTAAAAGTCGCTGCAGATATGATTTCAAAGACTCTTGCGTGGCAGAACAAATTAAATTATTGCAGTGCGTTAATTCCTTTGCCCTATGGAGTTGGCAACAATTCCCCGCAATTAATTAATACCGTGATAAAAAATTGCTACGAGGGCAGGCCGTCAAAGTTAATCGAGGGCAATAACAAATATGACATAGTTCACATAAGCGACATTGCGAGGGCGTTATATTTAATCGGCGAAAAGGGTCATAACATGTCAAATTATTATATCGGCCACAGAAATTTAAGAACTTTCCGCGAAATAGTCTGCAACATTAGAGATGTCATCAATAAGGACGCTGAATTAAGATTCGGCGAGTATGAAGACAGCTTAAACATGGATTATTCATACACGGATTTAGACGCGCTTTATCGTGATACAGGCTTTGAATGCACGGCAGATTTTGCGCAGACAATCAGGGAGCAGGCCGAATACTTGAAATCTATAAAATTTTAA
- a CDS encoding alpha-1,2-fucosyltransferase yields MLIVQITGSLGNQMYGYALYRTLLARGRDVYMDLSFYDNQDSPVVTARKYEIADVFNITERTMKISRLRKLFISAANRLKISNLVKIYRDKQSHFQPEILELHNGILQGYWQSFKYSAEIENILRKEFTFKKSLTGKSAEIIDKIRNTNSVSISFRRGDYLKIGGALSVLPEEYYSKAISYIQERVPNAKFFCTSDDIDWCKDNYSKKGLDIEFIDWSLGENQYFDMQVISECKYNILANSTFCLWGAWLNQNPNKIVLRPEWFPNRKDFWPDDWILIS; encoded by the coding sequence ATGCTTATAGTTCAAATCACGGGCAGTTTAGGTAATCAAATGTACGGTTATGCACTTTATCGAACACTTTTAGCGCGCGGACGTGATGTCTATATGGATTTGTCATTCTACGATAATCAAGACAGCCCCGTTGTAACTGCTAGAAAATATGAGATTGCAGACGTATTTAATATAACTGAACGCACCATGAAAATATCGCGGCTAAGAAAATTATTTATCAGTGCAGCAAACAGACTCAAAATTAGTAATCTCGTGAAAATATATAGAGACAAACAAAGCCATTTTCAGCCGGAAATCTTAGAACTTCATAACGGCATTTTACAAGGTTACTGGCAGAGCTTCAAATACTCCGCAGAAATAGAAAATATTTTACGCAAAGAATTTACGTTCAAGAAATCTCTAACCGGCAAATCAGCAGAAATAATTGACAAGATTCGTAATACTAATTCTGTGAGCATTTCATTTAGGCGCGGCGATTACTTGAAAATAGGCGGTGCACTCTCTGTACTTCCTGAAGAATATTACTCTAAAGCAATCAGCTATATTCAGGAAAGAGTCCCCAACGCAAAATTTTTCTGCACTTCCGACGATATTGACTGGTGCAAAGATAATTACAGCAAAAAGGGGCTTGATATTGAATTTATTGACTGGTCGCTCGGTGAGAATCAATATTTTGATATGCAGGTCATAAGCGAGTGCAAATATAATATTCTAGCTAACAGCACATTTTGTCTCTGGGGTGCGTGGCTGAATCAGAATCCAAATAAAATAGTCCTTCGTCCGGAATGGTTCCCCAACAGAAAAGATTTTTGGCCGGATGACTGGATCCTAATTTCTTAA
- a CDS encoding CGGC domain-containing protein, with protein MLLVIIQCEDVVKRCSGFLCMNDFYERINKFEGYSPDTRYMTMTCGGCCGNLLTPKLENFGMRLKKAGIEKNDVIIHFATCICSDNAHRQPCPFLNRMKALLQKKGFNNIVLGTHISKKAQAKRDAGIYKNW; from the coding sequence ATGCTGCTTGTAATTATTCAATGTGAAGACGTTGTTAAAAGGTGTTCGGGCTTTCTCTGCATGAACGACTTTTACGAGAGAATTAATAAATTTGAAGGTTATTCGCCCGATACGCGTTATATGACAATGACTTGCGGAGGGTGCTGCGGAAATTTATTAACTCCTAAGCTCGAAAATTTTGGCATGAGACTCAAGAAGGCAGGAATAGAGAAAAATGACGTAATTATACATTTTGCGACGTGTATTTGTTCTGATAATGCACATAGACAGCCTTGTCCGTTTTTGAATCGCATGAAGGCGTTATTACAGAAAAAAGGCTTTAATAATATTGTGCTTGGGACTCATATTTCGAAAAAGGCGCAGGCAAAGAGGGACGCAGGAATTTATAAAAACTGGTAG